One Nocardioidaceae bacterium SCSIO 66511 genomic window carries:
- a CDS encoding sugar ABC transporter permease, with product MTTPTTAPAPRRTRVQAEGTRPNRRRQRRSRRERRGAPYAFIAPFFLIFAAFGLFPLIYTAWISLYDARLGSDMQWVGFENFRWLFSNPDFYNAAWKTVTIGALSTIPQLLLALGLAHLLNYRMRVRMFFRISMILPYATSVAAATLIFGQIFATDGGFANWAMSVFGMDAIDWRNGDWTAQIAIAVIVIWRWTGYNALIYLAGMQTISYDLYESAALDGASKWQQFRYITLPGLRPTILFTIVVSTIGATQLFGEPLLFGGGIPQGGSQHQYQTLGLLMYQQGWQFGALGRAAAIAWVSFLLIVLLVLLNTAIARWRMRGTTLLGEEA from the coding sequence ATGACGACACCGACAACTGCGCCAGCGCCGAGACGTACGCGAGTCCAGGCGGAAGGTACGCGTCCGAACCGGCGACGACAGCGTCGCTCCCGGCGTGAGCGGCGAGGCGCCCCGTACGCCTTCATCGCGCCGTTCTTCTTGATCTTCGCGGCGTTCGGGCTTTTCCCGTTGATCTACACAGCTTGGATCAGCCTGTACGACGCGCGCCTCGGGTCTGACATGCAGTGGGTCGGGTTCGAGAACTTCCGCTGGCTCTTCTCCAACCCCGACTTCTACAACGCAGCGTGGAAGACCGTCACGATCGGCGCGCTGTCGACGATCCCGCAGTTGTTGCTCGCCTTGGGCCTGGCGCATCTGCTCAACTACCGGATGCGGGTGCGGATGTTCTTCCGCATCTCGATGATCCTTCCGTATGCCACGTCGGTCGCCGCCGCGACCTTGATCTTCGGGCAGATCTTCGCCACTGACGGAGGCTTCGCGAACTGGGCGATGTCGGTGTTCGGGATGGACGCGATCGACTGGCGCAACGGCGACTGGACCGCCCAGATCGCGATCGCCGTCATCGTGATCTGGCGTTGGACCGGCTACAACGCGTTGATCTATCTCGCCGGGATGCAGACCATCTCGTACGACCTCTACGAGTCCGCCGCGCTGGACGGCGCAAGCAAGTGGCAGCAGTTCCGGTACATCACGCTGCCCGGGCTACGGCCGACGATCCTGTTCACGATCGTCGTGTCGACGATCGGCGCGACCCAGCTCTTCGGCGAGCCGTTGCTCTTCGGCGGCGGCATACCGCAGGGCGGTAGCCAGCACCAGTATCAGACGCTCGGATTGCTCATGTACCAACAGGGCTGGCAGTTCGGAGCACTCGGCCGGGCCGCGGCGATCGCGTGGGTTTCGTTCCTGCTGATCGTGCTGCTCGTACTGCTGAACACCGCAATCGCCCGATGGCGCATGCGTGGCACGACGTTGCTCGGGGAGGAAGCATGA
- a CDS encoding carbohydrate ABC transporter permease, translating into MIAGRNRSGTGLGPVGYALLALTAIAFAFPFYYMIVAGSRPMSDMAKSPPPLTPGPDLWSNVTTALEQQQIGLAITNSVVVSTAITVGTVLFCTSAGYAFAKLRFRGRNALFAFTVATMMIPPTLGVVPLFMVMSDYGLIGTLASVILPTLVTAFGVFFMRQYIAQSLPDELIEAARVDGASALRMFWSVVLPSARPGMAVLGMLTFMTAWNDFFWPIITLNSENPTVQVALNNLGSGYVPDTAVIMAGTLVGTAPVLIAFVILGRQIVGGIMAGAVKG; encoded by the coding sequence ATGATCGCCGGCCGCAACAGATCGGGCACCGGGCTCGGGCCCGTCGGGTACGCACTACTCGCGCTGACCGCGATCGCGTTCGCGTTCCCCTTCTACTACATGATCGTCGCGGGTAGCAGGCCGATGTCGGACATGGCGAAGTCGCCGCCTCCGCTGACGCCCGGCCCGGATCTCTGGTCGAACGTCACCACTGCGTTGGAGCAGCAGCAGATCGGACTCGCGATCACAAACTCGGTGGTCGTGTCGACCGCGATCACCGTCGGCACCGTGTTGTTCTGTACGTCCGCCGGCTATGCGTTCGCGAAGCTGCGGTTCCGCGGTCGCAACGCGTTGTTCGCATTCACCGTCGCGACGATGATGATCCCACCGACGCTCGGCGTCGTTCCGCTGTTCATGGTGATGTCCGACTACGGCCTGATCGGCACGCTGGCCTCGGTGATCCTGCCGACGCTGGTCACGGCGTTCGGGGTCTTCTTCATGCGGCAGTACATCGCGCAGTCGCTGCCCGATGAGCTGATCGAGGCGGCGCGTGTCGACGGGGCGTCCGCGTTGCGGATGTTCTGGAGTGTCGTACTGCCCTCCGCCCGGCCGGGCATGGCGGTGCTCGGGATGCTCACGTTCATGACCGCCTGGAACGACTTCTTCTGGCCGATCATCACGCTGAACTCCGAGAACCCCACCGTGCAGGTCGCGCTCAACAATCTGGGCAGCGGCTACGTGCCGGACACCGCGGTGATCATGGCGGGAACTCTCGTCGGCACCGCTCCGGTGCTGATCGCGTTCGTGATCCTTGGCCGCCAGATCGTCGGCGGCATCATGGCCGGAGCCGTCAAGGGATGA